The following proteins come from a genomic window of Corynebacterium sp. P4-C1:
- a CDS encoding polyadenylate-specific 3'-exoribonuclease AS has translation MRYFYDTEFIEDGTTIELISIGIVAEDGREYYAVSTDFDASRANPWVRENVLEKLPNPQRPEWKSKQKIREEVFAFLTAAGSKPELWAWVGAYDHVVLAQLWGDMAKLPKEMPRYTRELRQYWDMAGRPTLPPAPQGNHDALVDARHNLLKFRICSRALPLDRRGHATTRPE, from the coding sequence GTGAGGTACTTCTACGACACCGAATTCATCGAGGACGGCACAACGATCGAGCTGATCTCCATCGGCATCGTCGCCGAGGACGGCCGCGAATACTACGCCGTATCCACCGACTTCGATGCCTCGCGCGCGAACCCGTGGGTGCGGGAGAACGTGCTGGAGAAGTTGCCCAACCCGCAGCGCCCCGAATGGAAGTCCAAACAGAAGATCCGCGAAGAGGTCTTCGCGTTCCTCACCGCCGCCGGTTCCAAGCCCGAGCTGTGGGCCTGGGTCGGCGCGTACGACCATGTCGTGCTCGCGCAGCTGTGGGGCGATATGGCCAAGCTGCCGAAGGAAATGCCGCGTTACACGCGTGAGCTGCGCCAATACTGGGATATGGCGGGCCGCCCCACACTTCCTCCCGCACCCCAGGGCAACCACGACGCGCTTGTCGACGCCCGCCACAACCTCCTTAAATTCAGGATCTGCTCGCGTGCGCTTCCGCTTGATCGCCGGGGTCACGCGACTACGCGGCCGGAATAG
- a CDS encoding heme-copper oxidase subunit III, with product MTTATTNPGMATAPDRLPVLNRPNMVSVGTIVFLAQELMFFAGLFAMYFTSRANGMSTGDWSNQTDHLNVVFGTIITVVLVTSSVTSQLGVFAAEKGDVFGLRKWFTVTILLGVVFLGLVAFEWTEMITAGITPQSSVYGSVFYIITGFHMAHVTAGILAFVVVILRVAKSKFTPAQATAAMVTSYYWHFVDVVWIGVFVTLYLVQ from the coding sequence GTGACGACTGCAACAACGAACCCAGGTATGGCGACAGCGCCCGATCGTCTTCCCGTGCTGAACCGACCCAACATGGTCAGCGTGGGCACGATCGTGTTCCTCGCCCAAGAATTGATGTTCTTCGCCGGCTTGTTCGCGATGTACTTCACATCGCGCGCAAACGGCATGTCCACCGGCGACTGGTCGAACCAGACGGACCACCTCAACGTGGTCTTCGGAACGATCATCACCGTCGTCCTGGTGACCTCCTCGGTCACCTCTCAGCTCGGCGTGTTCGCGGCTGAGAAGGGCGATGTCTTCGGTCTGCGCAAATGGTTCACCGTGACCATCTTGCTTGGCGTGGTCTTCTTGGGCCTCGTCGCATTCGAGTGGACCGAGATGATCACGGCGGGGATTACCCCGCAGTCCAGCGTGTACGGCTCGGTGTTCTACATCATCACCGGCTTCCACATGGCTCACGTGACCGCGGGCATCCTCGCGTTTGTCGTCGTGATCCTCCGTGTGGCCAAGTCGAAGTTCACCCCGGCACAGGCAACTGCGGCGATGGTGACCTCCTACTACTGGCACTTCGTCGACGTCGTGTGGATCGGCGTGTTCGTTACTCTCTACCTGGTTCAGTAG
- a CDS encoding ubiquinol-cytochrome c reductase iron-sulfur subunit: protein MSNEVKKKYTSAELDKMSNAELAALGTELDDVTVAYRKERFPIENDPAEKRAQAGINIWLAISIIAGLAFLGVYLFWPWEARFHGQEGLWKYSLYTPLLGLTSGLSLVSLGVAIVQYVKKFVPEEIAVQRRHDGRSSELDRRTTTALLNDAWQTSTLGRRNVMKGLLGGAGLMAGLVIIAPFGGIIKNPWRVRHEMNYNGDGTLWTQGWSLAREGKKLYLGRDTAAIAELHETGAGKHYSTAGVSRLVRMRPEDLDAAAMETVFPLLEEDVNDGDQYDPERDVYENHMHSIHGPRNAVMLIRLRSSDAAKVVEREGQEDFHYGDYYAYSKICTHIGCPTSLYEAQTNRILCPCHQSQFDALEHGKPVFGPAARALPQLPIEIDEDGYLIARGDFIEPVGPAFWERKS from the coding sequence ATGAGCAATGAAGTGAAGAAGAAATACACCAGCGCTGAGCTGGATAAGATGAGCAACGCTGAGCTCGCGGCGCTCGGCACCGAGCTTGACGACGTCACGGTTGCGTACCGCAAGGAACGCTTCCCGATCGAGAATGACCCGGCTGAGAAGCGTGCCCAGGCGGGCATCAACATCTGGCTGGCCATCTCCATCATCGCTGGCCTGGCCTTCCTCGGCGTTTACCTCTTCTGGCCTTGGGAGGCACGCTTCCATGGCCAGGAAGGTCTGTGGAAGTACTCGCTGTACACCCCGTTGCTTGGCCTGACGTCGGGCCTGTCGCTGGTCTCCCTGGGCGTGGCCATCGTCCAGTACGTGAAGAAGTTCGTGCCCGAGGAGATCGCGGTGCAGCGCCGTCACGACGGCCGGTCCTCGGAGCTGGACCGCCGCACCACCACGGCTCTTCTCAACGACGCGTGGCAGACCTCGACCCTGGGCCGCCGCAACGTCATGAAGGGCTTGCTGGGCGGCGCCGGCCTAATGGCTGGTCTGGTCATCATCGCCCCGTTCGGCGGCATCATCAAGAACCCGTGGCGCGTCCGCCACGAGATGAACTACAACGGCGACGGCACGCTGTGGACTCAGGGTTGGTCCTTGGCCCGCGAAGGCAAGAAGCTGTACCTGGGCCGCGACACCGCCGCGATCGCTGAGCTGCACGAGACTGGGGCCGGTAAGCACTACAGCACCGCCGGCGTTTCCCGCCTGGTGCGTATGCGCCCGGAGGACCTTGACGCAGCGGCCATGGAGACGGTGTTCCCGCTCCTGGAAGAGGACGTCAACGACGGCGACCAGTACGACCCGGAGCGCGACGTGTACGAGAATCACATGCACTCGATCCACGGTCCGCGTAACGCTGTCATGCTGATCCGCCTGCGTTCCTCCGACGCGGCCAAGGTTGTCGAGCGCGAAGGTCAGGAGGACTTCCACTACGGCGACTACTACGCCTACTCCAAGATCTGCACGCACATCGGTTGCCCGACCTCTCTGTACGAGGCCCAGACCAACCGCATCCTGTGCCCGTGCCACCAGTCGCAGTTCGATGCGCTAGAGCACGGTAAGCCGGTCTTCGGCCCGGCGGCCCGCGCACTGCCGCAGCTGCCTATTGAAATTGACGAAGATGGTTACCTCATCGCCCGCGGGGACTTCATTGAGCCCGTCGGCCCGGCATTCTGGGAGCGTAAGTCATAA
- a CDS encoding ROK family protein, producing the protein MPTQDSAVPLTIGFDIGGTNTRAGVVDASGAILDIEATHTPEDEDGLVHVIVELVEKLRRRHDISAVGVAVAGFLDPACEVVRFAPHLPWKNNEPVRGILERELELPVRLEHDANSAAWGEYRFGAARDAGTWVLFAVGTGIGATLMHNGEIYRGSFGTAPEFGHLTVVPGGRACSCGKRGCLERYASGTALVDTAVEIAERGGFDGCGLYRRVVDKRASGNDVVAAARHGDALALATMDHFAQWLGQGLSIVCDVLDPELIVLGGGVSQDADLFMDTARSGMESGVVGSGYRPTPRLETAELGAQAGMIGVANLARDLV; encoded by the coding sequence ATGCCTACGCAAGACAGTGCCGTCCCGCTCACTATCGGGTTCGATATTGGTGGCACGAACACCCGCGCAGGAGTCGTGGACGCGTCGGGCGCAATCCTTGACATCGAGGCAACGCACACCCCTGAAGACGAGGACGGGCTCGTTCACGTGATCGTGGAACTCGTCGAAAAGCTGCGCCGCCGCCACGATATCTCGGCTGTCGGTGTCGCAGTCGCCGGATTCCTCGATCCGGCGTGCGAGGTGGTCCGTTTCGCACCGCACCTGCCGTGGAAGAACAACGAGCCGGTGCGCGGCATCTTGGAGAGGGAACTAGAGCTGCCCGTCCGGCTCGAGCACGACGCGAATTCCGCCGCGTGGGGGGAGTACCGCTTCGGCGCGGCACGGGACGCAGGCACGTGGGTGCTCTTCGCCGTGGGGACCGGAATCGGGGCCACCCTCATGCACAACGGGGAGATCTACCGCGGCTCCTTCGGCACGGCCCCTGAATTCGGCCACCTCACCGTCGTCCCCGGCGGACGCGCCTGCTCATGCGGCAAGAGGGGCTGCCTAGAGCGCTACGCTTCCGGCACCGCCCTCGTGGACACCGCTGTGGAGATCGCGGAACGCGGGGGGTTCGACGGCTGCGGGCTGTACCGCCGGGTCGTCGATAAGCGTGCCTCCGGCAACGACGTGGTGGCCGCGGCGCGTCACGGCGATGCGCTCGCGCTGGCAACGATGGATCATTTCGCGCAGTGGCTTGGCCAGGGCCTGTCGATCGTCTGCGACGTCCTTGACCCCGAGCTGATCGTCCTTGGCGGGGGAGTGAGCCAAGACGCGGACCTGTTCATGGATACCGCGCGTTCCGGTATGGAATCCGGCGTGGTCGGTTCCGGATACCGGCCAACTCCGCGTCTGGAAACCGCTGAGCTCGGCGCGCAGGCAGGTATGATTGGCGTTGCTAATTTGGCCCGAGACCTGGTTTAG
- a CDS encoding glycosyltransferase family 4 protein yields the protein MATLLVTNDFPPTIGGIQSYLRDFTDELVRLRGAGSLVVFASTQDEEEEALFDASLPYPVHRWPTSMMLPTPATVRRMSELIREHGITTVWFGAAAPLAVMGPAARKAGAQRIVATTHGHEVGWSMLPGARQVLRRIGDSADTITYISDYTLRRFRSAFGDSPDFVPLPSGVDTEFFRPATAEQRAAARARHGFGDGPLVVVASRLVPRKGQDTLIGCWPTVLEAVPGARLAVVGEGRYGRKLEQLVQRRGMEDFVTFLGRVRREDMRDLVAAADIVAMPARTRGGGLDVEGLGIVYLEAQACGVPVIAGNSGGAPETVTAESGIVVDGTDANAVAGAVIDLLRDPERRAAMGAAGREMVGRRFSWQVLGARLAGLLQPEAGPGGAG from the coding sequence ATGGCCACGCTCCTCGTCACGAATGATTTCCCGCCCACAATCGGCGGGATTCAGTCGTATTTGCGGGATTTCACCGACGAGCTTGTCCGTTTACGGGGTGCGGGTTCGCTCGTCGTTTTCGCATCCACGCAGGACGAGGAGGAGGAGGCGCTTTTCGACGCTTCATTGCCTTATCCCGTCCACCGTTGGCCCACTTCGATGATGCTGCCGACTCCGGCGACTGTGCGCCGCATGAGCGAGCTGATCCGCGAACACGGCATCACTACCGTCTGGTTCGGGGCGGCGGCGCCGCTTGCCGTGATGGGGCCGGCAGCCCGCAAGGCGGGGGCGCAGAGGATCGTGGCGACGACACATGGCCACGAAGTCGGCTGGTCGATGCTGCCCGGTGCCCGCCAGGTCCTGCGACGGATCGGGGATTCGGCCGACACTATCACGTATATTTCCGACTACACTTTGCGCCGTTTCCGGAGTGCTTTCGGTGATTCCCCCGATTTCGTGCCGCTGCCGTCCGGTGTGGACACGGAGTTCTTCCGCCCTGCGACTGCCGAACAACGTGCCGCCGCCCGGGCCCGCCACGGTTTCGGCGACGGTCCCCTGGTGGTGGTGGCGTCGCGCCTCGTACCCCGCAAAGGGCAGGACACACTGATTGGGTGCTGGCCAACTGTGCTCGAAGCAGTGCCGGGTGCACGTCTCGCTGTTGTGGGGGAGGGGCGCTACGGAAGAAAGCTGGAGCAGCTCGTGCAGCGCCGAGGAATGGAGGACTTCGTGACCTTTCTCGGCCGAGTGCGGCGGGAGGATATGCGCGATTTGGTCGCCGCCGCCGACATCGTGGCCATGCCTGCGCGCACCAGAGGCGGCGGATTGGACGTGGAAGGCCTCGGGATCGTGTATCTCGAAGCGCAGGCGTGCGGTGTTCCCGTTATCGCCGGAAACTCGGGCGGGGCGCCCGAGACTGTGACAGCGGAGTCGGGGATCGTTGTCGACGGGACAGATGCCAACGCTGTGGCCGGGGCGGTCATCGATCTCCTGCGCGACCCGGAGCGCAGAGCGGCGATGGGAGCCGCGGGCCGCGAGATGGTGGGGCGGCGCTTCTCCTGGCAGGTACTGGGGGCCCGCTTAGCCGGCCTGCTCCAGCCTGAGGCGGGTCCGGGCGGGGCGGGATAG
- a CDS encoding 1-acyl-sn-glycerol-3-phosphate acyltransferase, whose product MNNKWYAFFKHVLIGPWLRIWNRPETKGLDNIPPEGTPALMVSNHQAVMDSFYFPLVCPRQLVHPAKKEYFTAPGVVGRIQKFFFTSVGQVPIDRQSKDAGAHLLEVTKEVFANGDLFCIYPEGTRSPDGRIYKGKTGMARIAMETGVPCIPVAMIGTRDANPIGSWIPRPVKVRVNVGEPVDPHQWASDNGYDPDDSAVWRPFTDFFMERLVELSGYDYVDAYASDVKKSLEAGNGYPEGTEPDWQYMQ is encoded by the coding sequence ATGAACAACAAGTGGTACGCGTTTTTCAAGCACGTCTTGATCGGGCCGTGGCTGCGGATCTGGAACCGGCCGGAGACAAAAGGCCTGGACAATATCCCGCCTGAGGGCACCCCTGCGCTCATGGTGTCCAACCACCAGGCTGTCATGGACTCCTTCTACTTCCCGCTCGTGTGCCCGCGCCAGCTCGTCCACCCGGCGAAGAAGGAGTACTTCACCGCTCCGGGCGTGGTCGGCCGCATCCAGAAATTCTTCTTCACCTCCGTCGGCCAGGTGCCGATCGACCGCCAGTCCAAGGACGCGGGCGCGCACCTGCTCGAGGTGACCAAAGAGGTCTTCGCCAACGGCGACCTGTTCTGCATCTACCCGGAGGGCACGCGTTCGCCCGACGGCCGCATTTATAAGGGCAAGACTGGGATGGCGCGCATCGCGATGGAAACGGGCGTGCCTTGCATTCCCGTCGCCATGATCGGCACCCGCGACGCCAATCCCATTGGTTCTTGGATTCCGCGTCCCGTGAAGGTCCGGGTGAATGTCGGCGAGCCCGTCGACCCCCACCAGTGGGCGAGCGACAACGGCTACGACCCGGATGATTCTGCCGTGTGGCGCCCGTTCACCGATTTCTTCATGGAGCGCCTCGTCGAGTTGTCCGGTTACGATTATGTCGACGCGTACGCCTCCGATGTGAAGAAATCCCTCGAGGCCGGCAACGGCTACCCGGAGGGCACGGAGCCTGACTGGCAGTACATGCAGTGA
- a CDS encoding C40 family peptidase, protein MAKHRRQSVTAKRSIATASAIVAGATLFVPANANAAQVTVPNSGFSTEVPGIENVPGIANVPGIDQWIPSLAGKADSNADVRAAIAAVKNVPGVNNVPGFSQWIAGVEAKYAPAPAKTEYRAATKAAAPVPAPKQSQGDRIVSIAKSKIGSPYVYGAAGPNAFDCSGFTSWVYAQAGKQIPRTSGAQASAGKQVAISDLQPGDVVVYYSGASHVAIYAGNGQIIDALNSGTPVGYRPLNYMPIHSAVRF, encoded by the coding sequence ATGGCTAAGCACCGCCGTCAGTCCGTGACTGCAAAGCGCAGCATCGCTACCGCCTCCGCGATCGTCGCGGGCGCAACCCTTTTCGTACCGGCTAACGCAAACGCGGCTCAGGTGACCGTCCCGAACTCCGGTTTCTCAACCGAGGTCCCGGGCATTGAGAACGTTCCGGGTATCGCCAACGTCCCGGGCATTGATCAGTGGATTCCGTCCCTCGCCGGCAAGGCCGACAGTAACGCGGACGTCCGTGCCGCTATTGCCGCAGTGAAGAACGTTCCGGGTGTCAACAACGTCCCGGGCTTCAGCCAGTGGATTGCCGGCGTTGAGGCTAAGTACGCTCCGGCACCGGCTAAGACCGAGTACCGTGCTGCGACCAAGGCTGCCGCTCCGGTGCCGGCCCCGAAGCAGTCGCAGGGCGACCGCATCGTGTCCATCGCCAAGTCTAAGATCGGCTCCCCGTACGTCTACGGTGCAGCTGGCCCGAACGCCTTCGACTGCTCCGGTTTCACCTCCTGGGTCTACGCCCAGGCTGGCAAGCAGATCCCGCGTACCTCCGGTGCGCAGGCTTCCGCCGGAAAGCAGGTCGCCATCTCCGATCTGCAGCCGGGCGACGTCGTTGTCTACTACAGCGGCGCATCGCACGTTGCCATCTACGCCGGCAACGGCCAGATCATCGACGCCCTGAACTCCGGCACCCCGGTGGGCTACCGCCCGCTGAACTACATGCCGATCCACTCGGCTGTCCGCTTCTAA
- a CDS encoding cytochrome bc complex cytochrome b subunit produces MSTKLEQAADNIDSRYTISGVLRPQLNKVFPTHWSFMLGEMALYSFIILLLTGVYLALFFDPSITKVIYDGGYLPLNGVEMSRAYATALNISFEVRGGLFVRQMHHWAALMFMMAMFAHMLRIFFTGAFRRPREANWIIGVTLILLGMAEGFMGYSLPDDLLSGVGLRIMSAIIVGLPIIGTWLHWAMFGGDFPSDLMLDRFYILHVLILPGIILALIAAHLLLVWFQKHTQFPGPGRSENNVVGIRIMPVFAVKAMGFGMLVFGVLALMAGVTTINGIWNIGPYNPSQVSAGSQPDIYMLWTDGAARVMPAWELYLGNYTIPGVFWVALLAGLMVVLLLTYPFIEKKVTGDDAHHNLLQRPRDVPVRTGIGVMGLVFFLLLTLSGGNDLFAYHFQISLNAMTWIGRIGLIVLPPLAYFITYRICIGLQRSDREVLEHGIETGVIQKLPNGAFVGVHQPLGPVDQHGHQLPLEYAGARVPKQLNELGYADSETSGIFSPDDPSITAKRNEIKRANHHEEIETLRALEAEKEASDRDAGAIERKRK; encoded by the coding sequence ATGAGCACGAAACTGGAACAAGCCGCGGACAACATTGACTCGCGGTACACAATCTCGGGCGTTCTCCGCCCGCAGCTGAACAAGGTCTTCCCGACCCACTGGTCGTTCATGCTGGGTGAGATGGCGCTGTACAGCTTCATCATCCTGCTTCTGACCGGTGTTTACTTGGCCCTGTTCTTCGATCCCTCGATCACCAAGGTCATCTACGACGGCGGCTACCTGCCGCTCAACGGCGTCGAAATGTCGCGCGCCTACGCGACTGCCCTGAACATCTCATTCGAGGTCCGCGGCGGTCTGTTCGTCCGTCAGATGCACCACTGGGCCGCCCTGATGTTCATGATGGCGATGTTCGCCCACATGCTGCGCATCTTCTTCACCGGTGCTTTCCGTCGCCCGCGTGAAGCCAACTGGATCATCGGTGTGACCCTGATCCTGCTGGGCATGGCAGAGGGCTTCATGGGCTACTCCCTGCCGGACGATCTGCTCTCCGGCGTCGGTCTGCGAATCATGTCCGCTATCATCGTCGGCCTGCCGATTATCGGTACTTGGCTGCACTGGGCAATGTTCGGCGGCGACTTCCCGTCGGATCTGATGCTCGACCGTTTCTACATCCTTCACGTGCTGATCCTGCCGGGCATCATCCTTGCGCTTATTGCGGCGCACCTGCTGCTCGTCTGGTTCCAGAAGCACACCCAGTTCCCTGGACCGGGCCGTTCCGAGAACAACGTTGTCGGTATCCGCATCATGCCGGTGTTCGCCGTCAAGGCCATGGGCTTCGGCATGCTCGTGTTCGGTGTTCTGGCCCTGATGGCGGGTGTCACCACCATCAACGGAATTTGGAATATCGGCCCGTACAACCCGTCGCAGGTCTCCGCTGGTTCGCAGCCGGATATCTACATGCTGTGGACTGACGGTGCCGCCCGTGTCATGCCGGCGTGGGAGCTCTACCTGGGCAACTACACGATCCCGGGCGTGTTCTGGGTCGCACTGCTGGCAGGCCTGATGGTCGTCCTGCTGCTGACCTACCCGTTCATCGAGAAGAAGGTCACCGGCGACGATGCCCACCACAACCTGCTGCAGCGTCCGCGCGATGTTCCGGTGCGCACCGGCATCGGTGTCATGGGACTGGTCTTCTTCCTGCTCCTGACGCTGTCCGGCGGTAACGACTTGTTCGCGTACCACTTCCAGATTTCCCTGAACGCGATGACCTGGATCGGCCGTATCGGCCTGATCGTCCTGCCGCCGCTGGCGTACTTCATCACCTACCGCATCTGCATCGGTTTGCAGCGCAGCGACCGTGAAGTGCTGGAGCACGGTATCGAGACCGGCGTCATCCAGAAGCTGCCGAACGGTGCCTTCGTTGGTGTTCACCAGCCGCTGGGGCCGGTCGACCAGCACGGCCACCAGCTGCCCCTGGAGTACGCTGGCGCCCGTGTGCCGAAGCAGCTCAACGAGCTCGGTTACGCCGACTCGGAGACCTCCGGCATCTTCTCCCCGGATGATCCGTCGATCACCGCGAAGCGCAACGAGATCAAGCGTGCTAACCACCACGAGGAGATCGAGACTCTCCGTGCCCTCGAGGCGGAGAAGGAAGCTTCCGATCGTGATGCAGGTGCCATCGAGCGCAAGCGCAAGTAG
- a CDS encoding C40 family peptidase → MGKHRASSRLSFTRAFQAAGLAAAMLAVGTVTPAQADEVDELIKQLSDTSEKATAKSEEVKQIEDDIAKGEREVAALKKTADNAQRDARKASTAQNGAQGDVDEHARAQYRNLSSDANVNALESANPQEAIDRAAYLGSLSRSAQRTLDESQKLNREAAQRATDANIAVAVANYRQAELEGKRKRLDNERKELEEQMKNVEKRVDAFTPEQRSRWESKNGPVSLNVPPSANANGVVGAALSKIGSPYGWGAAGPDQFDCSGLMFWAYAQNGKSIPRTSSAQLAGGTPVPLSELQPGDIIGYYPGVTHVGMYVGNGQVVHASDYGIPVQVVPMNSMPVQGAVRY, encoded by the coding sequence ATGGGTAAGCACCGCGCTTCTTCCCGTCTTTCCTTTACTCGCGCATTCCAAGCCGCCGGCTTGGCCGCGGCGATGCTGGCCGTCGGCACCGTCACTCCTGCGCAGGCGGATGAGGTCGACGAGCTGATCAAGCAGCTCAGTGACACGTCCGAGAAGGCCACCGCGAAGTCGGAGGAGGTCAAGCAGATCGAGGACGATATCGCCAAGGGGGAGCGCGAGGTCGCGGCTCTAAAGAAAACGGCGGACAATGCTCAACGTGACGCCCGCAAGGCGTCGACGGCGCAGAACGGTGCGCAGGGCGATGTGGATGAGCACGCACGCGCGCAGTACCGCAATCTCTCCAGCGACGCGAACGTCAACGCACTCGAGTCCGCCAACCCGCAGGAGGCGATCGACCGTGCGGCGTACCTGGGCTCTTTGTCGCGTTCCGCTCAGCGCACTCTCGACGAGTCCCAGAAGCTGAACCGCGAGGCCGCTCAGCGTGCCACGGACGCGAATATCGCAGTCGCGGTGGCGAACTACCGCCAGGCTGAGCTCGAGGGCAAGCGCAAGAGGCTGGACAACGAGCGCAAAGAGCTCGAGGAGCAGATGAAGAATGTGGAGAAGCGTGTCGACGCGTTCACTCCCGAACAGCGTTCCCGCTGGGAGTCGAAGAACGGCCCGGTTTCGCTGAACGTGCCGCCGTCAGCGAACGCCAACGGTGTCGTCGGTGCCGCGCTGTCCAAGATCGGCTCCCCGTACGGTTGGGGCGCTGCCGGCCCTGACCAGTTTGACTGCTCCGGCCTGATGTTCTGGGCATATGCCCAGAACGGCAAATCGATCCCGCGCACTTCAAGCGCCCAGCTCGCCGGCGGCACCCCGGTGCCCCTCTCTGAGCTCCAGCCGGGCGACATCATCGGCTACTACCCGGGCGTGACCCACGTCGGGATGTACGTGGGTAACGGCCAGGTGGTTCACGCCTCCGACTACGGAATTCCGGTCCAGGTCGTTCCGATGAATTCGATGCCGGTGCAGGGCGCCGTCCGCTACTAG
- a CDS encoding c-type cytochrome, whose protein sequence is MDNTPKKARNRRRMRRSAAGALALGIGLSGAGLLATALTPDAQVATAQRDDQALIQEGKDLYEQACITCHGANLQGVKDRGPSLIGTGEGAVYFQVNSGRMPMMSNDAQAERKKPRYSEAQTLAMAAYVAANGGGPELVYNEDGSIAMEELRGKNYDGDIQAGDVARGSELFRLNCASCHNFTGRGGALSSGKYAPYLDPANEQEIYQAMLTGPQNMPKFSDRQLTADEKRDIIAFIKSSKETPSPAGWALGGIGPVAEGLAMWIIGVTLVGAAAMWIGSRS, encoded by the coding sequence ATGGATAACACCCCAAAGAAGGCGCGGAACCGCCGTCGTATGCGTCGTTCCGCCGCTGGCGCTCTCGCGCTCGGCATCGGTCTCTCGGGTGCCGGCCTTTTGGCTACGGCCCTGACCCCGGATGCGCAGGTGGCCACCGCCCAACGCGATGACCAAGCGCTGATCCAGGAAGGTAAGGACCTCTACGAGCAGGCTTGCATCACCTGTCACGGTGCGAACCTGCAGGGCGTGAAGGACCGCGGTCCGTCGCTCATCGGTACCGGCGAAGGTGCCGTGTACTTCCAGGTCAACTCCGGCCGTATGCCGATGATGTCCAACGATGCTCAGGCAGAGCGCAAGAAGCCGCGCTACTCCGAGGCACAGACTCTGGCAATGGCCGCATACGTTGCAGCGAATGGCGGCGGACCGGAGCTCGTGTACAACGAGGACGGCTCCATCGCGATGGAGGAGCTGCGAGGCAAGAACTACGACGGCGATATTCAGGCCGGTGACGTTGCACGCGGATCCGAGCTGTTCCGCCTGAACTGCGCTTCCTGCCACAACTTCACCGGCCGCGGTGGCGCACTGTCCTCCGGTAAGTACGCCCCGTACCTGGACCCCGCTAATGAGCAGGAGATCTACCAGGCAATGCTGACCGGCCCGCAGAACATGCCGAAGTTTTCTGACCGTCAGCTGACGGCGGACGAGAAGCGCGACATCATCGCCTTCATCAAGTCTTCCAAGGAGACCCCGAGCCCGGCTGGCTGGGCACTGGGCGGTATCGGCCCGGTCGCTGAGGGTCTGGCTATGTGGATCATTGGCGTCACCCTCGTCGGTGCAGCCGCAATGTGGATTGGATCGCGCTCATGA